One window of Cucurbita pepo subsp. pepo cultivar mu-cu-16 chromosome LG19, ASM280686v2, whole genome shotgun sequence genomic DNA carries:
- the LOC111781238 gene encoding spermidine hydroxycinnamoyl transferase-like: protein MASITIHSSSTIVPSHPTPTGAFSVSECDQYRAWTHLPSVYVYKSPAAEVVAVESLKTSLSQILVPYYPLAGRLHWLLGGRLELDCCAAGALFFEASTNAKLEDYGDFAPSDAVRELVPSVDYNSPIEELPLLLFQVTRFSCGGVVIGVANCHTVVDGASAITFINSWASMARGEKTVETILQPLHDRKFLMPEKPLRPPRFDHVEFTKPPPVILGTSNPEEAKQETTSALLKLTKEQIEKLKKRANSNVTNQTMGVGDEVQPRPYSRFEAITGHMWVCACKARNTGESRQPTIVRTPIDVRRRMKPPIPENFSGNSSFVVLTPECEFGELISQPLSYAAGKVREGTWKMTGEYAQSVVDYLAGQDNINWLRTSFHSKVPVQASFWGNPNLSIGSWMSLPFYEADFGWGRPSYFGPATLNIDGKSYIMVGPSDDGSLIVAIRLQTRHMDDFKKYFYEDI, encoded by the exons ATGGCGTCTATAACCATCCATTCCTCCTCCACCATCGTCCCCAGCCACCCTACTCCCACCGGCGCATTCTCCGTCTCCGAGTGCGACCAATACAGGGCATGGACTCACCTCCCCAGCGTCTACGTCTACAAATCCCCGGCAGCCGAGGTCGTCGCCGTCGAGTCCTTAAAAACCTCCCTCAGCCAAATCCTTGTCCCTTACTACCCTCTCGCCGGGCGTCTCCACTGGCTCCTTGGCGGCCGCCTCGAGCTCGATTGCTGCGCTGCTGGAGCCCTATTCTTCGAAGCTTCCACTAACGCCAAGCTGGAAGATTACGGCGACTTTGCGCCGTCGGATGCTGTAAGAGAACTCGTCCCGTCCGTGGATTACAATTCTCCAATCGAAGAGCTGCCGCTGCTTCTATTTCAGGTGACGAGATTCAGCTGCGGTGGGGTTGTAATTGGTGTAGCTAATTGTCATACGGTGGTGGATGGCGCCTCCGCCATCACGTTCATTAACTCGTGGGCGAGCATGGCGCGTGGAGAGAAGACGGTGGAGACTATTTTGCAGCCGTTGCATGATCGGAAATTTCTGATGCCGGAGAAGCCGCTGCGTCCGCCGCGGTTCGACCATGTTGAATTTACTAAACCACCCCCAGTTATCCTTGGCACCTCCAACCCTGAG GAGGCAAAGCAAGAAACCACATCGGCATTGCTCAAACTTACtaaagaacaaattgaaaagcTGAAAAAGAGAGCAAATTCAAACGTAACCAATCAAACCATGGGCGTGGGCGATGAAGTACAACCACGACCATACTCTCGATTTGAGGCTATTACCGGACACATGTGGGTTTGTGCATGCAAGGCTCGCAATACCGGCGAGAGTCGACAGCCAACGATAGTTCGTACCCCTATTGACGTTAGAAGACGGATGAAGCCACCCATCCCAGAAAACTTCTCAGGGAACTCATCTTTCGTCGTCTTAACACCAGAATGCGAGTTCGGCGAATTGATATCTCAACCATTGAGCTATGCTGCAGGAAAGGTAAGAGAAGGAACATGGAAGATGACAGGGGAATACGCGCAATCAGTGGTAGACTATCTAGCAGGGCAAGACAACATTAACTGGTTGAGAACATCATTCCACTCCAAGGTTCCAGTCCAGGCTTCGTTCTggggaaaccctaatctttcAATAGGGAGTTGGATGTCGTTGCCGTTTTATGAGGCAGATTTTGGCTGGGGACGACCGAGTTACTTCGGGCCAGCAACGTTGAACATCGACGGAAAGTCGTACATAATGGTGGGGCCATCAGATGATGGGTCGCTCATAGTAGCGATACGGTTGCAAACAAGACATATGGATGATTTCAAGAAGTATTTCTACGAAGATATATAA
- the LOC111781205 gene encoding spermidine hydroxycinnamoyl transferase-like has translation MASITIHSSSTVVPSHPTPTGAFSFSECDQYRAWTHLPSVYVYKSPAAEVVAVESLKTSLSQILVPYYPLAGRLHWLPGGRLELDCCAAGTLFVEASTDAKLEDYGDFAPSDAVRELVPSVDYNSPIEELPLLLFQVTRFSCGGVVIGVANCHTVVDGASAITFINSWASMARGEKTVETILQPLHDRKFLMPEKPLRPPRFDHVEFTKPPPVILGTSNPEEAKQETTSALLKLTKEQIEKLKKRANSNVTNQTMGVGDEVQPRPYSRFEAITGHMWVCACKARNTGESRQPTIVRTPIDVRRRMKPPIPENFSGNSSFVVLTPECEFGELISQPLSYAAGKVREGTWKMTGEYAQSVVDYLAGQDDINWLRTSFHSKVPVQASFWGNPNLSIGSWMSLPFYEADFGWGRPSYFGPATLNIDGKSYIMVGPSDDGSLIVAIRLQTRHMDDFKKYFYEDI, from the exons ATGGCGTCTATAACCATCCATTCCTCCTCCACCGTCGTCCCCAGCCACCCTACTCCCACCGGCGCGTTCTCCTTCTCCGAGTGCGACCAATACAGGGCATGGACTCACCTCCCCAGCGTCTACGTCTACAAATCCCCGGCAGCCGAGGTCGTCGCCGTCGAGTCCTTAAAAACCTCCCTCAGCCAAATCCTCGTCCCTTATTACCCTCTCGCCGGGCGTCTCCACTGGCTCCCTGGCGGCCGCCTCGAGCTCGATTGCTGCGCTGCTGGAACCCTATTCGTTGAAGCTTCCACTGACGCCAAGCTGGAAGATTACGGCGACTTTGCGCCGTCGGATGCTGTAAGAGAACTCGTCCCGTCCGTGGATTACAATTCTCCAATCGAAGAGCTGCCGCTGCTTCTATTTCAGGTGACGAGATTCAGCTGCGGTGGGGTTGTAATTGGTGTAGCTAATTGTCATACGGTGGTGGATGGCGCCTCCGCCATCACGTTCATTAACTCGTGGGCGAGCATGGCGCGTGGAGAGAAGACGGTGGAGACTATTTTGCAGCCGTTGCATGATCGGAAATTTCTGATGCCGGAGAAGCCGCTGCGTCCGCCGCGGTTCGACCATGTTGAATTTACTAAACCACCCCCAGTTATCCTTGGCACCTCCAACCCTGAG GAGGCAAAGCAAGAAACCACATCGGCATTGCTCAAACTTACtaaagaacaaattgaaaagcTGAAAAAGAGAGCAAATTCAAACGTAACCAATCAAACCATGGGCGTGGGCGATGAAGTACAACCACGACCATACTCTCGATTTGAGGCTATTACCGGACACATGTGGGTTTGTGCATGCAAGGCTCGCAATACCGGCGAGAGTCGACAGCCAACGATAGTTCGTACCCCTATTGACGTTAGAAGACGGATGAAGCCACCCATCCCAGAAAACTTCTCAGGGAACTCATCTTTCGTCGTCTTAACACCAGAATGCGAGTTCGGCGAATTGATATCTCAACCATTGAGCTATGCTGCAGGAAAGGTAAGAGAAGGAACATGGAAGATGACAGGGGAATACGCGCAATCAGTGGTAGACTATCTAGCAGGGCAAGACGACATTAACTGGTTGAGAACATCATTCCACTCCAAGGTTCCAGTCCAGGCTTCGTTTTGGGGTAACCCTAATCTTTCAATAGGGAGTTGGATGTCGTTGCCGTTTTATGAGGCAGATTTTGGCTGGGGACGACCGAGTTACTTCGGGCCAGCAACGTTGAACATCGACGGAAAGTCGTACATAATGGTGGGGCCATCAGATGATGGGTCGCTCATAGTAGCGATACGGTTGCAAACAAGACATATGGATGATTTCAAGAAGTATTTCTACGAAGATATATAA